A single Sphingopyxis chilensis DNA region contains:
- the bla gene encoding subclass B3 metallo-beta-lactamase, whose translation MIEAISMLAWLAGVSGAPVPAVDPLTQPITTSRSAEWLTPAEPEEIFGKTYLVGFGGMSVALIDTGAGLVLVDGALPQAAPAILANVRKLGFDPKDIKFILSTEPHFDHAGGLAALARDTGATVVASERGAEGLRMGKHADDDPQLGYGGSWPAVAEVRAVKDGEVLKLGTTAITAVATPGHTMGSMSWRWPACEGRVCKAVVFASSLNPVSADGYRFTSKAGEPFVEGFAASYRKMDAMPCDILISAHPDNAGPGRYSDAPGACRTYADSSRKRLEKRLEEERAGAQ comes from the coding sequence ATGATCGAAGCAATCAGCATGTTGGCCTGGCTCGCCGGGGTGAGCGGGGCGCCGGTTCCGGCGGTCGATCCGCTGACGCAGCCGATCACCACGTCGCGCTCCGCCGAATGGCTGACGCCCGCGGAACCGGAGGAAATCTTCGGGAAGACCTATCTGGTCGGCTTCGGCGGGATGAGCGTCGCGCTGATCGATACCGGTGCCGGCCTTGTGCTGGTCGACGGCGCGCTGCCGCAGGCGGCGCCGGCGATCCTCGCCAATGTCCGCAAGCTGGGGTTCGACCCCAAAGACATCAAATTTATTCTGAGCACCGAACCGCATTTCGATCATGCGGGCGGGCTCGCCGCGCTCGCGCGCGATACCGGCGCGACAGTGGTCGCGAGCGAGCGCGGCGCCGAGGGGCTTCGCATGGGCAAGCACGCCGACGACGATCCGCAGCTCGGCTATGGCGGCAGCTGGCCGGCGGTGGCCGAGGTGCGCGCGGTGAAGGATGGCGAAGTGCTGAAGCTGGGCACAACAGCGATCACTGCGGTCGCGACGCCGGGGCACACGATGGGCAGCATGAGCTGGCGCTGGCCGGCGTGCGAGGGCCGCGTCTGCAAGGCAGTGGTCTTTGCGTCGAGCCTCAATCCGGTGTCGGCCGACGGCTATCGCTTCACCTCGAAAGCCGGCGAGCCCTTTGTCGAGGGGTTTGCCGCAAGCTATCGCAAGATGGACGCGATGCCGTGCGACATATTGATCTCGGCGCATCCCGACAATGCGGGGCCGGGGCGGTATAGCGACGCGCCGGGCGCGTGCCGGACCTATGCCGACAGCTCACGCAAGCGGCTCGAGAAACGGCTGGAGGAGGAGCGCGCGGGCGCGCAATAG
- a CDS encoding LysR family transcriptional regulator — protein sequence MDRAQLPLNALRAFEAAARHLNFTRAGIELHVSQGAVSHQVAQLERRLGTRLFHRLPRGLALTDEGHALVPVVADAFDRVAATLDQYADGRFREALKVGVVGTFATGWLLPRLNAFARLHPSIDLRISTNNNRVDLAGEALDYAIRFGDGAWHGTHAEPLLAAPLAPLCAPAIAARLKTPADLIHERLLRSYRADEWALWFAAAGVPVPVLRGPMFDSSALMAAAAAAGQGVALAPPSMFTRELAAELLVQPFATTIDAGRYWLTRLMSRPESEAMQRFRAWLVDEIARDGPLS from the coding sequence ATGGATCGTGCCCAACTCCCGCTCAACGCCCTCCGCGCCTTCGAGGCGGCGGCGCGCCACCTCAACTTCACCCGTGCGGGGATCGAGCTCCACGTCAGCCAGGGCGCGGTCAGCCATCAGGTGGCGCAGCTCGAACGCCGCCTCGGCACGCGCCTCTTCCACCGCCTGCCGCGCGGCCTCGCGCTCACAGACGAAGGCCATGCGCTCGTCCCCGTCGTCGCCGATGCGTTCGACCGCGTCGCCGCGACGCTCGACCAATATGCGGACGGCCGCTTCCGCGAGGCGCTCAAGGTCGGCGTCGTCGGCACCTTCGCGACCGGCTGGTTGCTCCCGCGCCTAAATGCCTTCGCACGCCTTCACCCGTCGATCGATCTCCGCATCTCGACCAACAACAACCGCGTCGATCTCGCGGGCGAGGCGCTCGACTATGCGATCCGCTTCGGCGACGGCGCGTGGCACGGCACCCACGCCGAACCCTTGCTCGCCGCGCCGCTGGCGCCGCTATGCGCGCCCGCGATCGCCGCGCGCCTCAAGACCCCCGCCGACCTGATCCACGAACGCCTGCTCCGCTCGTACCGCGCCGACGAATGGGCGCTGTGGTTCGCCGCCGCGGGGGTTCCGGTCCCCGTCCTGCGCGGCCCCATGTTCGACAGCTCAGCCCTGATGGCCGCCGCCGCCGCCGCAGGCCAGGGCGTCGCACTCGCACCGCCGTCGATGTTCACCCGCGAACTCGCGGCCGAGCTGCTCGTCCAGCCCTTCGCGACCACGATCGACGCCGGCCGCTACTGGCTCACCCGCTTGATGTCGCGCCCCGAAAGCGAGGCGATGCAGCGTTTTCGGGCATGGTTGGTCGATGAAATCGCGCGCGACGGCCCGCTTTCCTGA
- a CDS encoding TonB family protein translates to MFDAALLFAFLPAALPAPPVSSPSAYSQQMLSWSPGEIRCDGAAIAGEVQRPAVDVATVDPQRVKPIIYRFAIDGTGRTHSIARATGNISSFGQDIGPALAASRFAAGMPRANCEISYTPQFASLAQAPLADLAAYSIFPTGARLPKAGWGRFAAVGNCRDKPRPVALMRARPDFSKLMTTPGARDWSLVAYDTDADGRPLNVQVAHGTGNEELDAAAVEAIRASRFTGGARTGCLYPYWLGAGKFAAPERPTKRALRPADAVCPAKIEWVSRPTTYYPPAYRKRAIEGWAVVSFDIAPWGEVGNVKLLAAQPSDDFGGQAISIVRSGRVAPSAQGASGCVETVNFLMPERDRTDDEDEPPVVD, encoded by the coding sequence ATGTTCGATGCTGCATTGCTGTTCGCTTTCCTGCCCGCCGCGCTGCCCGCACCTCCCGTCAGCAGCCCTTCCGCCTATTCGCAGCAGATGCTGTCGTGGAGCCCCGGCGAAATCCGCTGCGATGGCGCGGCGATCGCGGGCGAGGTGCAGCGACCCGCGGTCGATGTGGCGACGGTAGATCCTCAGCGGGTCAAGCCGATAATCTATCGCTTTGCGATCGACGGCACGGGCCGGACGCACTCGATCGCGCGCGCGACCGGCAATATTTCCTCCTTCGGTCAGGACATCGGCCCGGCGCTGGCGGCGAGCCGTTTCGCAGCCGGTATGCCGCGCGCAAATTGCGAGATCAGCTATACGCCGCAATTCGCGTCGCTGGCGCAGGCGCCGCTCGCCGACCTCGCCGCCTATTCGATTTTCCCGACCGGGGCGAGGCTGCCCAAGGCGGGGTGGGGACGCTTCGCCGCCGTCGGCAATTGCCGCGACAAGCCGCGGCCGGTCGCGCTGATGCGCGCGCGACCCGATTTTTCGAAGCTGATGACAACGCCCGGCGCGCGCGACTGGTCGCTGGTCGCCTATGACACCGATGCCGACGGGCGGCCGCTCAATGTGCAAGTCGCGCACGGAACGGGCAATGAGGAGCTCGATGCCGCCGCGGTCGAGGCGATACGCGCGTCGCGCTTCACCGGCGGCGCGCGGACGGGCTGCCTCTATCCCTATTGGCTTGGCGCGGGGAAATTCGCGGCGCCCGAGCGGCCCACCAAGCGGGCGTTGCGTCCGGCGGATGCCGTCTGCCCGGCAAAGATCGAGTGGGTGAGCCGACCTACGACCTATTATCCGCCCGCCTATCGCAAGCGCGCGATCGAGGGCTGGGCGGTGGTGTCGTTCGACATCGCGCCATGGGGCGAGGTCGGAAATGTCAAGCTGCTCGCCGCGCAGCCATCGGACGATTTCGGCGGGCAGGCGATCTCCATCGTGCGCAGCGGCCGCGTCGCGCCCTCGGCGCAAGGCGCGTCGGGCTGCGTCGAGACGGTGAACTTCCTGATGCCCGAGCGCGATCGGACCGACGACGAGGATGAGCCGCCGGTGGTCGACTGA
- a CDS encoding low molecular weight protein tyrosine phosphatase family protein yields the protein MINILFVCSQNKLRSPTAEQIFANHPGIETDSAGTNNDAENPLTSELVRWADIIFVMEKAHRNKLRTRYRAALKDARVICLDIPDDYEFMDGALVQLLKVKMSRYLPNVEAV from the coding sequence GTGATCAACATCCTGTTCGTGTGCAGCCAGAACAAGCTGCGCAGCCCGACGGCCGAGCAAATATTCGCCAACCATCCGGGAATCGAAACGGACTCGGCGGGAACCAACAATGATGCGGAGAACCCGCTGACGTCCGAACTTGTGCGCTGGGCCGATATTATCTTCGTGATGGAAAAGGCGCATCGAAACAAGCTTCGGACGCGGTACCGGGCCGCGCTGAAGGACGCGCGTGTCATCTGCCTCGACATCCCGGACGATTATGAGTTTATGGACGGGGCACTGGTCCAGCTTTTGAAGGTGAAGATGTCCCGATATCTGCCGAATGTAGAGGCCGTATGA
- a CDS encoding SPOR domain-containing protein, with protein sequence MRSFRTALLLALPLALAAMPASPALADVKDGVDAWQAGNYQAAVAEWRPLAIAGDADAQFNLGQAYKLGRGVPTDLSQAEAWYRRAAKQGHLQAEDNLGLVLFTANRREEAMPFITRSAARGEPRAQYVLGTAHFNGDLAAEDWPRAYALTKRASDAGLAIASARLVQLDNLIPLEQRQRGLAMLPDIERGEQQARLAAVSAAAPPAPKPAPASPIKTASLPASTPGTNYTPPPVIKAQSAPAPKTPEPIRSVAVPPSPVASAAAAAAAEATADAVAATSQPGTTYAPPPESGTLPPKPETVQPAKTAPAPAKPAPVKAEPAKTAPAPVLARVHNGTASPWRAQLGAFGVEANARNLWAALEKKNGAFAGRTPHLVKTGKLTRLQAGGFANKGEADSFCASLRKSGQACLVVDK encoded by the coding sequence ATGCGTTCGTTCCGCACCGCCCTTTTATTGGCCCTGCCGCTCGCCCTCGCGGCGATGCCGGCGTCGCCCGCCCTTGCCGACGTCAAGGACGGCGTCGATGCGTGGCAGGCGGGCAATTACCAGGCGGCCGTCGCCGAATGGCGACCGCTCGCGATCGCCGGCGACGCCGATGCGCAGTTCAACCTCGGCCAGGCTTACAAGCTCGGCCGCGGCGTCCCGACCGACCTCTCGCAGGCCGAGGCATGGTATCGCCGCGCCGCGAAACAGGGCCATCTTCAGGCGGAGGACAATCTCGGCCTCGTTCTGTTCACCGCGAACCGCCGCGAAGAGGCGATGCCCTTCATCACCCGCTCGGCCGCGCGCGGCGAACCGCGCGCGCAATATGTGCTCGGCACCGCGCACTTCAACGGCGACCTCGCGGCCGAGGACTGGCCGCGCGCCTATGCGCTCACCAAGCGCGCGAGCGACGCGGGGCTCGCCATCGCGTCGGCGCGCCTCGTCCAGCTCGACAATCTGATCCCGCTCGAGCAGCGCCAGCGCGGCCTCGCGATGCTCCCCGACATCGAACGTGGCGAACAGCAGGCGCGCCTCGCCGCGGTCAGCGCCGCAGCGCCGCCCGCACCGAAGCCCGCGCCCGCCTCGCCGATCAAGACCGCGAGCTTGCCCGCCTCGACCCCCGGCACCAACTACACGCCGCCGCCGGTGATCAAGGCCCAGTCCGCGCCCGCGCCGAAAACCCCCGAACCGATCCGCAGCGTCGCCGTGCCACCCTCACCCGTCGCCAGCGCCGCTGCCGCGGCCGCCGCCGAAGCGACCGCGGACGCCGTCGCGGCGACCAGCCAGCCGGGTACCACTTACGCCCCGCCGCCCGAAAGCGGTACGCTGCCGCCCAAGCCCGAAACGGTGCAGCCGGCCAAAACCGCACCCGCCCCCGCCAAGCCGGCTCCGGTCAAGGCCGAACCCGCCAAGACCGCGCCGGCCCCCGTGCTGGCCCGCGTTCACAATGGTACCGCCAGCCCGTGGCGCGCGCAGCTCGGCGCCTTCGGGGTCGAGGCGAACGCGCGCAATCTCTGGGCCGCGCTTGAAAAGAAGAATGGCGCCTTCGCCGGCCGCACACCCCATCTGGTCAAGACCGGCAAGCTCACCCGCCTCCAGGCCGGCGGCTTCGCGAACAAGGGTGAGGCCGACAGCTTCTGCGCCTCGCTGCGCAAGAGCGGCCAGGCCTGCCTCGTCGTCGATAAATAG
- a CDS encoding DUF2200 domain-containing protein → MTKHRIYSISVASVYPHYIAKAEKKGRTKAEVDEIFRWLTGYSQTALEAELAKGTSFEDFFDAAPALNPARELITGVICGIRVETIEDPLMKEIRYLDKLIDELARGKAMVKILRG, encoded by the coding sequence ATGACCAAACACCGCATCTATTCGATCAGCGTCGCGAGCGTGTATCCGCATTATATCGCCAAGGCGGAGAAGAAGGGGCGGACGAAGGCCGAGGTCGACGAGATTTTCCGGTGGTTGACCGGATATAGCCAGACGGCGCTCGAGGCGGAGCTGGCGAAAGGGACGAGTTTCGAGGATTTCTTTGACGCCGCGCCCGCGCTCAATCCGGCGCGCGAACTGATCACGGGCGTGATCTGCGGCATCCGGGTCGAGACTATCGAGGACCCGTTGATGAAGGAGATCCGCTATCTCGACAAGCTGATCGACGAACTCGCCAGGGGCAAGGCGATGGTGAAGATCCTTCGCGGGTAA
- the miaA gene encoding tRNA (adenosine(37)-N6)-dimethylallyltransferase MiaA: MASPSFSTAKTRQPVALIAGPTASGKSALAVALAKSLGDGTPGNAMVVNADASQVYADLAILSARPTDEEMAGVPHRLFGHVDAAEAHNAARWAGEARAEIAAAHEAGIVPILVGGTGLYLRTLLAGIAPVPEIDPEIRAAVRALPVAEAHAALTDADPDAAARLAPADTTRVARALEVVRSTGRTLADWQQAREGGIAGDIALAPLILLPPRDWLRERCDARLVQMFDGGAIEEVEALLARHLDPALPAMRAIGVPQIAAYLGGEIGRADALEQAQAATRQYAKRQFTWFRHQPPSDWPRHPESLNIDSIDQLAIILRDKLLTG; the protein is encoded by the coding sequence ATGGCATCTCCTTCTTTCTCGACCGCCAAGACGCGGCAGCCTGTGGCACTTATCGCCGGACCCACCGCCAGCGGCAAGAGCGCTTTGGCGGTCGCGCTCGCAAAATCGCTCGGGGACGGGACGCCCGGAAACGCGATGGTGGTCAATGCCGACGCAAGCCAGGTCTATGCCGACCTCGCCATCCTCTCGGCGCGCCCCACGGACGAAGAGATGGCGGGCGTGCCGCATCGCCTGTTCGGCCATGTCGACGCCGCCGAGGCGCATAACGCCGCGCGCTGGGCGGGTGAAGCGCGCGCCGAGATTGCTGCGGCGCACGAAGCGGGCATCGTCCCGATCCTCGTCGGCGGCACCGGGCTGTACCTGCGCACCCTGCTCGCCGGCATCGCCCCCGTGCCCGAAATCGACCCCGAAATCCGCGCCGCCGTCCGCGCGCTCCCGGTGGCCGAGGCGCATGCGGCGCTGACCGATGCCGACCCCGACGCCGCCGCGCGCCTTGCGCCCGCCGACACCACGCGCGTCGCGCGCGCGCTCGAGGTTGTGCGTTCGACCGGCCGCACATTGGCCGACTGGCAGCAGGCGCGCGAAGGCGGCATCGCCGGCGACATCGCCCTCGCCCCGCTGATCCTCCTGCCCCCGCGCGACTGGCTCCGCGAGCGCTGCGATGCCCGCCTCGTCCAGATGTTCGACGGCGGCGCGATCGAAGAGGTCGAAGCCCTGCTCGCGCGCCATCTCGACCCCGCCCTTCCCGCGATGCGCGCGATCGGCGTACCGCAGATCGCGGCCTATCTCGGCGGCGAGATCGGCCGGGCCGATGCGCTCGAGCAGGCGCAAGCGGCGACGCGCCAATATGCGAAGCGCCAATTCACGTGGTTCAGGCACCAGCCCCCGTCCGACTGGCCGCGCCATCCGGAGTCATTAAACATCGATTCTATTGACCAATTAGCAATTATATTACGTGATAAGCTGTTGACAGGATAG
- a CDS encoding DUF4189 domain-containing protein: MRLFAVTAIPAALLAPAAAAQMAPVQGIPCAQGLPCNAPPPQVLQQMYGGTDAAPPGQVIPFAEEKQEYVGGYMVNSFAAIAFWRSATGQPGYSYGALRGDSREQAEKYAMTACQEAGGRDCVVGLWGANGHFAIARDKEGQYYAGFAATPGGAKRSVMGSCKSAGAKCKVVETLESMPYFFRF, encoded by the coding sequence ATGCGCCTTTTTGCCGTAACAGCTATTCCCGCCGCCCTGCTTGCCCCCGCCGCGGCGGCACAAATGGCGCCGGTTCAGGGCATTCCCTGCGCGCAGGGGCTTCCCTGCAACGCGCCGCCGCCGCAGGTGCTGCAGCAAATGTATGGCGGCACCGACGCGGCACCACCGGGACAGGTCATCCCGTTCGCCGAGGAAAAACAGGAATATGTCGGCGGCTATATGGTCAACAGCTTCGCCGCGATCGCCTTCTGGCGCTCGGCGACCGGCCAGCCCGGCTATTCCTATGGCGCGCTGCGCGGCGACAGTCGCGAGCAGGCCGAAAAATATGCGATGACGGCGTGCCAAGAGGCGGGCGGCCGCGACTGCGTCGTCGGCCTGTGGGGCGCAAACGGCCATTTCGCGATCGCGCGCGACAAGGAGGGACAATATTACGCCGGCTTCGCTGCCACCCCCGGCGGCGCGAAACGTTCGGTGATGGGCAGTTGCAAGAGTGCGGGCGCCAAATGCAAGGTGGTCGAGACGCTCGAAAGCATGCCCTATTTCTTTCGTTTCTGA
- a CDS encoding SPOR domain-containing protein, which yields MNRKLLKNLAVSGFILGVVTGCSGMGKMADAPSRAAGTPAVAAKSAEKARAALEAGKASKAIGLAEAAVAGSPRDAGFRALLGQAYLNDGRFASASAALAEAMELGATDSNTILSLTLSQIAQGKNAEAVALLTRHRDTVPASDLGLALALAGDAEGSIYVLSEAARAEGAEARTRQNFALALALSGRWAQARIVASQDLSLDKLEGRMAEWSKLAEQPIAQVRVASLIGTSAQQDAGMPVRLALANFADTQMAVAEPVNEPAVELASADPAPVADYAPPPPVLAPVLADAGSAIRSVELPMPVRGADGVVPVTELPQPQPAGEIILADAAPYRAAPRVAGEGRIRPAQQQALELATVLVPRAMGFDAKKPNGWAVQLGAYDSLAIAKEKWGTLKKRNGVLGNFPASSHAATLKGRTFYRLTVNGLASRTDATSLCNELKKQGQTCFIRAMGGGETIQWAAKAGSMRLASR from the coding sequence ATGAACCGCAAGTTGCTGAAGAACCTGGCCGTTTCGGGATTCATCCTGGGCGTCGTCACCGGATGCAGCGGCATGGGCAAGATGGCCGACGCGCCGTCGCGCGCCGCCGGCACGCCCGCTGTCGCCGCCAAATCGGCCGAAAAGGCACGCGCCGCGCTTGAAGCGGGCAAGGCAAGCAAGGCGATCGGCCTGGCCGAGGCCGCGGTCGCGGGCAGTCCGCGCGACGCGGGTTTCCGCGCGCTGCTGGGGCAAGCCTATCTCAATGACGGCCGCTTCGCATCGGCGAGCGCGGCCCTGGCGGAGGCGATGGAGCTTGGCGCCACGGACAGCAATACGATCCTGTCGCTGACGCTGTCGCAGATCGCGCAGGGCAAGAATGCCGAGGCGGTCGCGTTGCTGACGCGGCACCGCGACACGGTTCCCGCGTCCGATCTCGGGCTGGCGCTCGCGCTGGCCGGCGACGCCGAAGGGTCGATCTATGTGCTGAGCGAAGCCGCGCGCGCCGAAGGTGCCGAGGCGCGGACGCGGCAGAATTTCGCGCTCGCGCTCGCGCTGTCGGGCCGCTGGGCGCAGGCGCGCATCGTGGCGTCGCAGGATCTGTCGCTCGACAAGCTCGAAGGCCGGATGGCCGAATGGTCGAAGCTCGCCGAACAGCCGATCGCGCAGGTCCGCGTCGCGAGCCTGATCGGCACGTCCGCGCAGCAGGATGCGGGTATGCCCGTGCGCCTCGCGCTTGCCAATTTCGCCGATACGCAGATGGCCGTCGCCGAACCCGTGAACGAACCCGCCGTCGAACTCGCCAGTGCCGATCCGGCGCCGGTCGCCGACTATGCGCCGCCGCCGCCGGTGCTTGCCCCGGTCCTCGCCGACGCGGGCAGCGCGATCCGCAGCGTCGAACTGCCGATGCCGGTGCGCGGGGCCGATGGTGTCGTGCCCGTCACCGAATTGCCGCAGCCGCAGCCCGCCGGCGAAATCATCCTTGCCGATGCCGCGCCCTATCGCGCCGCGCCGCGCGTCGCGGGCGAAGGGCGCATCCGCCCCGCGCAGCAGCAGGCGCTCGAACTCGCGACGGTGCTCGTCCCCAGAGCGATGGGTTTCGACGCGAAGAAGCCGAATGGCTGGGCGGTGCAGCTTGGCGCCTATGACAGCCTGGCGATCGCGAAGGAAAAATGGGGCACGCTGAAAAAGCGCAACGGCGTGCTCGGGAATTTCCCGGCGTCGAGTCACGCCGCGACGTTGAAGGGGCGCACATTCTATCGCCTGACGGTCAACGGCCTCGCCTCGCGCACCGACGCGACCAGCCTCTGCAACGAGCTTAAGAAGCAGGGCCAGACCTGCTTCATCCGCGCGATGGGTGGCGGCGAGACGATCCAGTGGGCGGCGAAGGCCGGTTCAATGCGGCTCGCATCGCGCTAG
- a CDS encoding nuclear transport factor 2 family protein — protein sequence MYHAIVRRQVRKIFAGLSRGDWESALAGMADRFEHIFPGDHALGGTRHSKAGLRAWFQRLFAVHPVLKFEIKHIASSGTPWDTTAVIEWRDRAVMADGDTSYVNDGVHIIRLRWGKIVSLHPYLDTAKYAAALKRLADTGFAPAAAPPIED from the coding sequence ATGTATCACGCCATTGTCCGCCGTCAGGTCCGCAAGATCTTCGCCGGCCTCAGCCGCGGCGACTGGGAGTCGGCGCTCGCCGGCATGGCCGACCGCTTCGAGCATATCTTCCCCGGCGACCACGCCCTCGGCGGCACGCGCCACAGCAAGGCGGGCCTGCGCGCCTGGTTCCAGCGCCTTTTCGCGGTCCACCCGGTGCTGAAGTTCGAGATCAAGCATATCGCGTCGAGCGGCACGCCATGGGACACGACGGCCGTGATCGAATGGCGCGACCGCGCGGTGATGGCCGACGGCGATACATCTTACGTCAACGACGGCGTCCACATCATCCGCCTGCGCTGGGGCAAGATCGTCAGCCTCCACCCCTATCTCGACACCGCAAAATATGCCGCGGCGCTGAAGCGCCTCGCCGACACCGGCTTCGCACCGGCGGCCGCCCCGCCGATCGAGGATTAG
- a CDS encoding ParA family protein — MRVLALASQKGGSGKTTLSGHLAVQAQLAGAGPVVLIDIDPQGSLADWWNERETDLPAFAQTTVARLASDLEILRQQGFKLAVIDTPPAITMAIQSVISVAELIVVPTRPSPHDLRAVGATVDLCERAGKPLVFVVNGATPKAKITSEAAVALSQHGTVAPITLHHRTDYAASMIDGRTVMEVDPNGRSADEIRQLWTYMNDRLEKNFRRTVFAAPLPTQGNYGAVRPMGGGFGRRIAGQ, encoded by the coding sequence GTGCGCGTATTGGCATTGGCTTCACAGAAAGGCGGGTCGGGCAAGACGACGCTGTCGGGGCACCTCGCGGTGCAGGCGCAGCTTGCGGGCGCCGGCCCCGTCGTCCTGATCGACATCGATCCGCAGGGCTCGCTCGCCGACTGGTGGAACGAGCGCGAAACCGACCTTCCGGCCTTTGCCCAGACGACGGTCGCAAGGCTCGCCTCCGACCTCGAAATCCTGCGCCAGCAGGGCTTTAAACTAGCGGTCATCGATACGCCGCCGGCGATCACCATGGCGATCCAGAGCGTGATTTCGGTGGCCGAACTGATCGTCGTCCCGACGCGGCCGAGCCCGCACGACCTGCGCGCCGTCGGTGCCACCGTCGATCTGTGCGAACGCGCCGGCAAACCGCTGGTGTTCGTCGTCAACGGCGCGACGCCCAAGGCCAAGATTACCAGCGAAGCCGCGGTTGCGCTGTCGCAGCACGGCACCGTCGCCCCGATCACGCTGCATCACCGCACCGATTATGCCGCGTCGATGATCGACGGCCGCACCGTGATGGAGGTCGACCCCAACGGGCGCTCCGCCGACGAAATCCGCCAGTTGTGGACCTATATGAACGATCGCCTCGAAAAGAATTTCCGCCGGACCGTATTTGCCGCGCCTTTGCCCACGCAGGGCAATTATGGTGCGGTTCGCCCGATGGGCGGTGGCTTCGGCCGCCGCATCGCCGGTCAGTGA
- the serB gene encoding phosphoserine phosphatase SerB, translated as MFVATLIAAGKLTDEVVREGIDRLAATGHDVGAPHWIDEHDAADIVFHGSLVSARKELAHMDHGSLDIVVQPLGDRTKKLIIADMDSTMITVECIDELADYAGLKPEIAAITERAMRGELDFRAALEERVGLLAGMPESTLADCRMERVRLTRGARTLIQTMKAHGAWSVLVSGGFTAFAGPVGEAIGFDKVVANELEIAGGKLTGRVREPIVDSSTKLETLKAEAAKHGLPLADTLAVGDGANDIPMITSAGLGVGYYPHPSAGEAAAAVIRHHDLTALLWAQGYPRRSWVLG; from the coding sequence ATGTTCGTCGCGACGCTGATAGCAGCCGGAAAGCTGACCGACGAGGTGGTTCGCGAAGGGATCGACCGGCTGGCTGCGACGGGGCACGATGTCGGCGCACCGCACTGGATCGACGAGCATGACGCGGCCGACATCGTCTTTCACGGCAGCCTGGTCAGCGCGCGCAAGGAACTGGCGCATATGGACCATGGTTCGCTCGATATCGTCGTCCAGCCGCTGGGCGACCGCACCAAGAAGCTGATCATCGCCGACATGGATTCGACGATGATCACCGTCGAGTGCATCGACGAACTCGCCGACTATGCGGGGCTGAAGCCCGAAATCGCGGCGATCACCGAGCGCGCGATGCGCGGCGAACTCGATTTCCGCGCCGCGCTGGAGGAACGGGTCGGGCTGCTCGCGGGGATGCCCGAATCGACGCTCGCCGATTGCCGGATGGAGCGGGTGCGGCTGACGCGCGGCGCGCGCACGCTGATCCAGACGATGAAGGCACATGGCGCCTGGTCGGTGCTGGTGTCGGGCGGCTTTACCGCCTTTGCCGGGCCGGTGGGCGAGGCGATCGGGTTCGACAAGGTGGTTGCGAACGAGCTGGAGATCGCGGGCGGCAAGCTGACCGGCAGGGTGCGCGAGCCGATCGTCGACAGCAGCACCAAATTGGAGACGCTGAAGGCCGAGGCGGCGAAGCACGGCCTGCCGCTTGCCGACACGCTGGCGGTGGGTGACGGCGCGAACGATATCCCGATGATCACGAGCGCGGGGCTCGGGGTGGGCTATTATCCGCATCCCTCGGCGGGCGAAGCCGCGGCGGCGGTGATCCGGCACCATGATTTGACGGCGCTGCTCTGGGCGCAGGGCTATCCGCGGCGGAGCTGGGTGCTGGGGTAG